The following are encoded together in the Gouania willdenowi chromosome 14, fGouWil2.1, whole genome shotgun sequence genome:
- the zc3h12b gene encoding probable ribonuclease ZC3H12B, translating to MTTWSMVEKLKMEKRPCREDNIESSEAQQATDESEDGSSSDSESEEHQHRRDKVSGCRQRDPLTITKPHRQLCRSPCLDRPSFSQSSTAQDLREDDTTSAKPASDREYQTKMEFALKLGYSGEQVEVVLNKLGATALINDILAELVRLGNKAEPEAQPCSTTAMPMARTPCAKETVSPEVSVEEETVEVYENLRPIVIDGSNVAMSHGNKEVFSCRGIQLAVEWFMDKRHKDITVFVPAWRKEQSRPDSLITDQEILRKLEKEKVLVFTPSRRVQGRRVVCYDDRFIVKLAYDSDGIIVSNDNYRDLQNEKPEWKKFIEERLLMYSFVNDKFMPPDDPLGRHGPSLENFLRKRPVVPEHKKQPCPYGKKCTYGHKCKYYHPERVNQPQRSVADELRAFAKLSAVKTMSEGALVKCGLGPAAVKWDYSEAKHVTPKRQSDPSIRSVACEPPEALSVVRKSETNSVPSLVSALSVPTMQPVKSHAAGALNTRSASSPVPGSLQFAHSSLEHISGIQYPPILVTNSHGASVTYSEQFPKYDSVSDHGYYSLHSDFSNMSMSSMHNVDSFCSMEHEHVYQRNPSHCPKTCLSHSNSDSFSSYGDLYPSSVDSSLEESMKGQQQQSSAQARMQAFSHGFRHEALTRVQSYGPEEPKQGPRKQPGAHLAPHIQHATVGARSSCPGDYPLLQNVLPPLSSQPTRSLGMTRMDSISDSRLYDSNPMRQRRPPLCREQHASWDPLPCGNESFGYHSYPLSNSLMPCCERVMVRSMPDKMEQIWNSPWEPPSAAEHQERYIIPDHQYQTYRNLCNIFPAYVVHSVMEKNPHLTDPQQLAAVIVTKLRSMH from the exons ATGACAACATGGTCTATGGTGGAGAAGCTCAAAATGGAAAAACGCCCATGCAGGGAAGACAACATTGAGTCAAGTGAGGCGCAGCAAGCCACTGACGAGTCTGAGGATGGAAGCAGCTCAGATAGTGAGTCTGAAGAGCATCAGCATCGGAGGGATAAGGTGAGTGGCTGTAGGCAGAGGGACCCCTTGACTATCACTAAACCCCATCGGCAGCTCTGTCGCTCTCCATGCCTCGACCGACCCAGTTTCTCCCAGAGCAGCACTGCTCAAGACCTACGTGAAGATGACACCACCAGTGCCAAGCCTGCCAGTGATCGAGAGTACCAGACTAAGATGGAGTTTGCTCTGAAGTTGGGATATTCAGGAGAACAGGTGGAGGTTGTGCTCAACAAGCTGGGAGCGACTGCTCTTATAAATGACATTCTTGCCGAGTTGGTGCGTCTCGGAAACAAAGCCGAGCCTGAAGCTCAGCCTTGCAGTACTACGGCCATGCCGATGGCACGGACCCCCTGTGCTAAAGAGACCGTCAGTCCTGAGGTGTCAGTGGAAGAGGAAACTGTAGAGGTCTATGAAAATCTTAGACCTATTGTCATTGATGGGTCAAATGTTGCAATGAG TCATGGAAACAAAGAGGTGTTCTCATGCCGGGGTATCCAACTTGCTGTTGAGTGGTTTATGGACAAAAGACATAAagatatcactgtgtttgtcccAGCTTGGAGAAAAGAGCAGTCAAGACCTGACTCGCTCATTACAG ACCAAGAAATCTTGCGGAAGTTGGAAAAAGAAAAGGTCCTCGTTTTCACTCCGTCTCGGAGGGTCCAAGGCCGCAGAGTGGTGTGCTATGATGATCGCTTCATAGTGAAGCTGGCTTATGATTCTGATGGAATTATTGTGTCAAACGACAACTACAGGGACTTGCAAAATGAGAAGCCAGAGTGGAAGAAGTTCATAGAGGAACGTCTCCTAATGTATTCATTTGTCAATGACAA GTTCATGCCACCTGATGATCCATTGGGAAGACATGGTCCAAGCCTGGAAAACTTTCTTCGCAAGCGGCCTGTTGTTCCAgagcacaaaaaacaaccatgCCCCTATG GGaaaaagtgcacatatggacacaaGTGCAAGTACTATCACCCAGAGCGTGTCAACCAGCCACAACGATCCGTGGCTGATGAGCTGCGGGCGTTTGCCAAATTATCTGCAGTTAAGACCATGAGTGAAGGGGCTTTGGTTAAATGTGGTCTGGGCCCAGCAGCTGTTAAATGGGACTACTCTGAAGCTAAACATGTTACGCCTAAACGTCAGTCTGACCCTAGCATTCGCTCTGTGGCTTGTGAGCCTCCAGAGGCACTCTCTGTTGTTAGGAAGTCTGAGACAAATTCAGTGCCTTCCCTCGTGTCTGCCCTCAGTGTACCCACAATGCAACCTGTCAAGAGCCATGCAGCTGGGGCCTTGAACACACGATCAGCCAGCAGTCCAGTGCCAGGTTCTTTGCAGTTTGCTCACAGTTCTTTGGAGCACATATCGGGCATACAGTATCCTCCTATCCTAGTTACTAACAGTCACGGGGCCTCCGTGACATACAGCGAACAGTTTCCAAAGTATGACTCAGTTAGCGACCACGGCTATTATTCACTGCACAGTGATTTTTCAAATATGAGCATGAGCAGCATGCATAATGTTGACAGTTTCTGTAGCATGGAGCACGAGCATGTGTATCAGAGAAATCCCAGCCACTGCCCCAAGACATGTCTCAGTCATTCAAACAGTGACTCGTTCTCCTCATACGGGGACCTTTACCCAAGCTCTGTGGACAGTAGCTTAGAGGAGAGCATGAaggggcagcagcagcagtcttCTGCACAGGCTAGAATGCAAGCTTTCTCCCATGGATTTCGCCATGAAGCGCTGACAAGGGTACAGAGTTACGGACCAGAGGAGCCAAAGCAAGGTCCCCGAAAGCAGCCTGGTGCACATTTAGCACCACATATCCAGCATGCTACCGTGGGTGCCAGATCAAGCTGCCCTGGAGACTATCCCCTCTTGCAGAATGTGCTGCCACCTTTGTCCTCACAACCCACTCGGTCTCTTGGGATGACTCGTATGGACAGTATATCGGATTCCAGGCTGTACGATAGCAACCCCATGAGACAGCGTCGGCCTCCGCTGTGCCGCGAACAGCATGCGAGCTGGGACCCTCTTCCCTGTGGTAACGAGTCCTTTGGATATCATTCCTATCCACTGAGTAACAGTTTGATGCCATGTTGCGAGCGGGTGATGGTTCGCAGTATGCCAGACAAAATGGAGCAAATCTGGAATTCACCATGGGAACCCCCATCTGCAGCTGAGCACCAGGAGCGGTACATCATTCCAGATCACCAGTATCAGACTTACAGGAACCTTTGTAATATTTTTCCTGCTTACGTAGTTCactcggtaatggagaaaaacCCTCATTTGACAGACCCCCAGCAACTCGCTGCTGTCATTGTTACAAAACTAAGATCAATGCACTAA